The nucleotide window CCGGTCCAACGTCGCTGTTGGACGTTTTCCGGTTTCCTGGATCGGGTGAACAGGAAACTCAAACGCGATTCCACCGGCTTCGCGAATTCCTTCGCGAATGCGATTGGCAAGTTCCAGATGGTGCCTGTTACACGGAGAAAGATCTGAACCCGTCTGTGCAATACCGATAATCGGTTTGCCTGACTGCAATTCCTCTCGTGTGATTCCAAAATTGAGATAGCGCTCGATGTAGAGCGCGGTCATGCCCGGATTATCCGGGTTGTCGAACCAGGCGGCAGATCGCAGGCCTGTTTTTTTTGTATCGCTCATGGCGCCTCGTCCCTCAATTAAATCGCTTCAAGCGTTGCGCCCGATAAACACCAGCTCAGGGTTGCTGTAAAGGTAAGGACAGCTCCAATTGACATTTCAACAACGGGAAATCAGCTGAGCGCTGAAGATTTCTTCAATGTGTCCGAGACGGAAAATCGCGCGAAGACCCAAAGGATTGCGAGACACATTCCGAAAAGTATCGGCGCAGCCGCTAAAGGAACAAGAAGGAAAACACCGCACAAACCGGCGAGCGTCCAAAGTGCGATCAACAGCCCTTTCGCTTGCGCCGCCAGCGTCTTTCGACGTGTTGCCAGTGCCTTCAATGCCGGAAATGCGCCAATATCATCTGTATCACTTACGGCAATTGGTCCAGAGGAGTTGGCCTCATCCTGCGCATTGCCAGTAGGGCACACGTTAAGCTCCAGTGCGGACCGGTCTTGTGACAAGCTTAATACAAGCGGATACGTTTCTGTTGCTGATCTGGCAGCGGCCTCCAGCGCCTTTTCACCAGGGAGAGGGTCATCCATCAGCTCCAGACCCAGCATTCCGGCGAGCGCTTCTCTGGTTTTGTGGCTGTCGCCGCTGAACAATCTTGGCACAAGACCTTCTGAACGAAGCATTCTGCCGGCGACACCTGCATCCTGCCGCAGCGTACCTTCCAACCCGAGAACGCCCACGACACGGCCCCCGACCGCTACCCTTAGGACCGTCTTTCCATCTGCTTCCAGTGAGCGGGCAATTGCATCGGCTGTAAAACTATCGATTTTCAGCTCTTTCAGAAGATCCGTGGTCCCGATCACAACCGTCTGACCTCCGAGCAGCGCGACAACACCCAGTCCCGCGGCCGGTTTGAAGCGATCGGGACTTTTTAAGGCTACATGCCATTGAGTGGCCAGTTGCCGCAGCGCATGTGCGACGGGATGATCAGACCGGCCTTCCGCCGATGCCGCCACAGCAAGGAGCGTCTTGGGCTCATTGTTGAACGCCATTACATTGGTCACCATTAGATCCGGTCCGGACATCACTGCGGACTTGTCGATGACGATTTCTCTGGCTTTGGCGATCTTGCTGAATGCATCAGGCGCCAGCTCACGCGCGCCGGCGGCAAATGCCGCTTTGTGAAATACCTTATCCGCAAATGCGTTGATGCCATCGATCAAATGCGGCCAGGACATCAGAAGCGTGATCGACGCCGCCATGGGAGCCGATGCAGGATCAATGACCCACCAGCCGACGGCCGTTGCAATCGATAGCCCAAGTGAGCCGATGGCCTCCTTGATCCCGCTGAAATCTCCGCGCGGCGGCAATACGGCAACTCCGAGGGAACGCAATAACATCAGAAGCGCCCCAGCCAGCGCCGGCCAGTTTGAAACAGCCGGTTCAATGCCGATCAGAACAAGCAACGTTGTAAGCGTCACCAAAAGCGTGCTCACGAACAACGTTGTCAGCGTTAAAGGACGGCCGACGGCGCGGTTTATCGAGTAAGACAACGCGAGAAATGAAAAAATTACGGAGAAATTGCTGAAAATCAGTGCACTATACTTACCGAACAGGAGAACCGATGGCGTCGACTTGTCCAATTCCGTGAACGCTACCTGCAAAGCTGCCATGAGGCTGGCGAGTGCCAAGATCATAAATGTGAGCCAGAAGACGGATATCAAAGGAGTTTTCGTCATGGCTGATGGCTTTCGTGCGTAGGGTTCCTCAAGCGTTCGGAGATGCCACCTACCGGAAATGCACACTCGGGCTGTCTCTGAACACGTTCAAAAATGCTGGACGGTTTTCGGGACTGCAATGGCTTGAAACCACTTGAACAGGGCGAATGCCAAGCAGCAGGCAGTCTTGCCTATACTTTAGGCAGCCGTTCACTTGCTCCAATCAAGCATCATGGTAGTGTTCGCTTGCTGTTTTTAATACTGGCTCGCCGGTTTTCAGAGCTGCGCCTAATATTGATTAGGCACAATTTAAATTTCTTCGGGGTATATACTTTAGGTGGAGGGCAGAATTGCCCTCCATTTTTTGCAAGCGTTGAATTTCGAAACAAAAGGCCCGAGGGCTTAGTCAGCTCAATTTTCGCTGTAGCGTTTTCAGCTTTGTTTTTTTAAGCAAAAAATGCATGCTCCTGCCCCCTCTAAATGGGACGGCAGAATCTGCCGGGCCAACACTCCCTTGTGGTTATCCTTGGGCGGCAGTGTCGGGAATCAGGGGGTCAATGTGAGTCAAGTGCTGAGGCGCTGTGACCCAGAAAAAAGACTCCCATTCAATTGCTTGGCAGATTCGCGCATAGCGCTGCGATCACCGAGGTTTGCCTGAAAAATTCAGGTGCTAGGCGCTTTCAAGATTTGCGCGAGAAAGAAGTTCCATGGACGGCATAAGGTCCAGCAGCTCCCGCGTATAGGCGTGTTGCGGAGCTTCAAACAGCTGATCGCAGTCCGAAACTTCACACAATTCACCATTTCGCATAACGCCGATGCGGTTGCACATCTGCCGGATGACAGCGAGATCATGGCTGATAAACAGCATGGTCAAACTCAGCTCCTCCTGCAGGTCCTTTAAAAGGTTCAGAATCTGGGCCTGGATCGAAACATCGAGAGCGGATGTTGGTTCATCGCAGATCAAAAACCTTGGACGTGTGGCGAGAGCCCTTGCAATGGAAATACGTTGGCGCTGCCCACCAGAGAACTCATGCGGGTACTTCTGACCAGCAGCTACGCCCAAACCGACATGGTCGAGCAGGTCGTCGACAATCTGGCGAACTTCCGAATTGCTGGATGCCAACCGATGAAACTTGATTGGTTCCGCGATGATATCCTTCACACGCATGCGCGCATTCAAGGAGGAGTAGGGGTCCTGAAAAATCATCTGCATCTGCCGACGCATTGCCAGGACGTCCTTGCGGTTCCTCAACGATGTCAGTTCCGTTTTGCCGAAAAGGATGGATCCGCCTGTCGGGTGATAGAGTCCGGTGACCAAACGGGCAATGGTCGACTTGCCGGATCCGCTTTCACCGACGAGGCCGAATGTTTCGCCTTCCTGGATGTCGAAACTGACCTTTTTGACAGCCTGAAAATATTTCCGCCTCGATGGAAATACAGAACCTCTTGTTTCGAAACGCATATCAAGATCACGGATTTGCACCAGCGGTCCCGTAACCTTTTCGTAGTCTCGTGCTTTGCCTAGCCAGTGAGTTGAAATGTCGATCTGCTTTTGAGGCGTACCGGCTTCCTCAATGTAATTTACGATCGGGAAGCGCTCGACTTTTACGTCCGGCCTCGGGACTGCGGAAATCAGGCTTTGAGTGTAAGGATGATTGGGCGCCCCGAGCACCTGAGTCGTTTCGCCATATTCCACAAGCTCACCGCGATACATCACAGCGACATGGTCGGTGATGTCTGCAATGACCCCCATGTCATGAGTGATAACCATCATCGCGACATTGCGTTCAGCACACAAAGACTTCATCAATTCAAGAATTTGCGCCTGGATTGACACATCAAGAGCTGTCGTCGGTTCATCGGCAATCACGAGCTCAGGCTCTGCGCAAAGCGCAAGCGCGATAACAACACGCTGTCGCATACCGCCAGAGAACTGGTGAGGATATTGTTTGATCCTTTCGCCTGGATCGGGAATTCCGACCGCATCGATCAATTCAACCGCGCGTTTTTGCGCGTCAGACGACGACAAAGGCAAGTGGGTCTTTATGGTTTCTACCAATTGAGACTCGACCGTCTGCAACGGATCGAGCGACGTCAGAGGATCCTGAAAGATCATACCGATCTTCCGACCACGCAGGCGACGCTTTTCCTTGTATGGCAGTTGGTCGATCCTCTGGCCGTGCAGATAGATTTCACCCTCTGAGATACGGCCAGGTTCCTGCAGCAATCCAATAACCGCATTGCCGACGGTCGACTTGCCTGCACCCGATTCGCCAACCACACCGAGGATCTTGCCCGCCTCAACGCTGAGATTGACATCATCAACCGCTACGAAGACTGACTTGCGACCTGGAAATTCCACCGTCAGGTCTTTGACATCAAGAACGCTCATACCGCCCTCACCGCAATTTCGGATTGAGGGCGTCGCGCAACCAATCGCCCAGAAGGTTGACGTTCAAAACCAGAAGCGCCAAGGCAAGACCAGGGAAAATGGCAATCCACCATTCGCCCGAATAGAGAAAATCGTTTCCGACGGCGATAAGTGTGCCGAGCGAAGGCTGGGTGGGTGGCATGCCAACTCCAAGGAAGGAGAGGGTCGCTTCGGTCACAATGGCGAGCGCAAGATTGATCGTTGCGATAACCATCACCGGGCCCATGACATTGGGCAGGATATGGCGCGCCATGATGATCACAGAAGGAATACCTATCACGCGCGCGGCCTGAACATATTCCTTGTTCTTTTCAACCATCGTGGATCCGCGAACGGTTCGGGCATATTGCACCCAGAACGACAATGCCAGCGAGACGATCAGGATGTAGAACGCGAAGACCTCCCGATCGAGGGAGCCGAAAATTCCGTTTGCGATTCCGTCAATCAGCAGTGCAATCAAAATGGCCGGAAAAGTCAGCTGAACGTCGGCGATACGCATGATGACGGCATCCGTGCGGCCACCCATGTAACCGGCGACGAGACCGAGCGTGATGCCCAGAACAGCCGCAGCGATCACAGAACAAAAGCCGACGATAAGCGAAATTCGCATGCCGTAAAAAATGCCGGACAGCAGATCCCGTCCCTGGTCGTCCGTGCCGAGTGGAAAGCGCGGATCGGAATATTCCATCCAGACCGGCGGAACGCGGGCATCCAGAATGGAGATCGAAGCAAGATCGAACGGATTGTGGGGCGCAACCCAGGGCGCAAGAATAGCCAGCAGGAACAAGATAAAAGTCCCGCAGGCTGCGACGACCGTCACCTTGGATCTCAAAAAGGAATGGAAGAGATCACTGTCGACAATCTTTGAAAGCCGTCCCGGAGCCGCCTCAGATCCGGACCGGTCGGCAACCGCCGCTTTCGCTTCTTCGTTGGAGACATAGGGCATGGTCGGTCAGTCCCCTTACGGCCGGCCAACCCGCAAACGCGGGTCGATGAAGAAATAGAGCATGTCGACAATGAAGTTGATTGCGACAAAGAGGAAC belongs to Roseibium porphyridii and includes:
- a CDS encoding HAD family hydrolase codes for the protein MTKTPLISVFWLTFMILALASLMAALQVAFTELDKSTPSVLLFGKYSALIFSNFSVIFSFLALSYSINRAVGRPLTLTTLFVSTLLVTLTTLLVLIGIEPAVSNWPALAGALLMLLRSLGVAVLPPRGDFSGIKEAIGSLGLSIATAVGWWVIDPASAPMAASITLLMSWPHLIDGINAFADKVFHKAAFAAGARELAPDAFSKIAKAREIVIDKSAVMSGPDLMVTNVMAFNNEPKTLLAVAASAEGRSDHPVAHALRQLATQWHVALKSPDRFKPAAGLGVVALLGGQTVVIGTTDLLKELKIDSFTADAIARSLEADGKTVLRVAVGGRVVGVLGLEGTLRQDAGVAGRMLRSEGLVPRLFSGDSHKTREALAGMLGLELMDDPLPGEKALEAAARSATETYPLVLSLSQDRSALELNVCPTGNAQDEANSSGPIAVSDTDDIGAFPALKALATRRKTLAAQAKGLLIALWTLAGLCGVFLLVPLAAAPILFGMCLAILWVFARFSVSDTLKKSSALS
- a CDS encoding ABC transporter ATP-binding protein, coding for MSVLDVKDLTVEFPGRKSVFVAVDDVNLSVEAGKILGVVGESGAGKSTVGNAVIGLLQEPGRISEGEIYLHGQRIDQLPYKEKRRLRGRKIGMIFQDPLTSLDPLQTVESQLVETIKTHLPLSSSDAQKRAVELIDAVGIPDPGERIKQYPHQFSGGMRQRVVIALALCAEPELVIADEPTTALDVSIQAQILELMKSLCAERNVAMMVITHDMGVIADITDHVAVMYRGELVEYGETTQVLGAPNHPYTQSLISAVPRPDVKVERFPIVNYIEEAGTPQKQIDISTHWLGKARDYEKVTGPLVQIRDLDMRFETRGSVFPSRRKYFQAVKKVSFDIQEGETFGLVGESGSGKSTIARLVTGLYHPTGGSILFGKTELTSLRNRKDVLAMRRQMQMIFQDPYSSLNARMRVKDIIAEPIKFHRLASSNSEVRQIVDDLLDHVGLGVAAGQKYPHEFSGGQRQRISIARALATRPRFLICDEPTSALDVSIQAQILNLLKDLQEELSLTMLFISHDLAVIRQMCNRIGVMRNGELCEVSDCDQLFEAPQHAYTRELLDLMPSMELLSRANLESA
- a CDS encoding ABC transporter permease; its protein translation is MPYVSNEEAKAAVADRSGSEAAPGRLSKIVDSDLFHSFLRSKVTVVAACGTFILFLLAILAPWVAPHNPFDLASISILDARVPPVWMEYSDPRFPLGTDDQGRDLLSGIFYGMRISLIVGFCSVIAAAVLGITLGLVAGYMGGRTDAVIMRIADVQLTFPAILIALLIDGIANGIFGSLDREVFAFYILIVSLALSFWVQYARTVRGSTMVEKNKEYVQAARVIGIPSVIIMARHILPNVMGPVMVIATINLALAIVTEATLSFLGVGMPPTQPSLGTLIAVGNDFLYSGEWWIAIFPGLALALLVLNVNLLGDWLRDALNPKLR